AGCTCGGGGGCATCGGGCCGGCGCAGAAAATGCATGTACTGGCTGGCGGACTGCTGCACGGGATTGGACTGCAGCTCCCGCAAGAAGCTGCCAGGATGCGGGGAGTTGAGTATCAGCAGCCGCTCAAGCTGCTGGGGATAGCGGTTGGCCAGGCCCCAGGCCACGGCACCGCCCCAGTCATGGGCAATCACGCAGGCGGCGCGCTTGGCAGGGCTTTCCAGCGCAATCAGTGCGGCAAGATCCTCTACCAGGTATTTGGCGCGGTAGTCACTGATGGCCGTGGGTTGGCTGGATCGGCCATAGCCGCGCAGATTGGGCGCCACGCAGCGGTAGCGGCTGCCGAATTGCTCAAGCAGCCCATCCCAGATGAAAGCGCCTTCGGGGAAACCGTGCAGAAACAGCAACAGGGGCTGACCCGGCTCGCCGCTGGTGCGGCATTCCAGTTCAACCCCTGTGGACAGGGTATGCATGCAAGTCGTGACCATGAAGCTCTCCTTTTTGTAGCTTCTGGCGCTTGCAAGATAAGCGCCTATGGCTGATTTTGCGCAGGTGTCTCGTCTGCAGGCGTCGCTTGGGTGACGGGAGCCGCCTGGGGCAATCCCTCGGGGTGGCACCAGTGCCACAGCAGCTGGGCCACATCGTCCACGCCCTGCTTTTTGAGGGCAGAGAACAGACGCACCTCGCCGCCACCGGCATTGAGCTTGGTGATGGACAGGATCTTGGCCTGCTCGGCACGGGTCAGCTTGTCGGCCTTGGTCAGCACGATGAGAAACTTCAGGCCTTGCTCCACGCGCGGGCGGATGGCATCCAGCAGGGCTTCGTCGAGTTCGGTGAGGCCCAGGCGCGGGTCGCACAGCAGCACCACGGCGGAGAGGCTTTCGCGGCTCATCAGATAGTTGAGCATGACGCGCTGCCAGCGCTCCTTGTCGGTGCGGGAGACAGCTGCGTAGCCGTAGCCGGGCAGGTCGGCCAGCACGGCATCGGTCACGCCCTGCTTGCCCAGCGCAAACAGGTTGATGTGCTGGGTGCGGCCGGGCTTCTTGGAAGCGAAAGCCAGCTGCTTTTGCTGGGTCAGGGTGTTGATGGCGGTGGACTTGCCGGCGTTGGAGCGGCCAACGAAGGCAATCTCGGGAACGTCGACTTTGGGCAGCTGGTTGAGCTGGGCCGCGGTCGTGAAAAAACGCGCGGTGTGCATCCAGCCCATCGCAAGCTTGCTGTCGATCAAAGAAAGTGTTTTTCCGGTAGTGGTATCCGGGGAAGCATGGGTCATGACGGTAACTATTTCAGGGAGGCCCATTGTAGAATTTGACGGATTCGCGCTCTCAACAATAGACCCAGCCCCTTGATATGAAGTTGCTTGCCTCTTTGCTGACTGCTGCCATTTTCGCAGCACCTGCCTTCCCCGCATTTTCGGCGGGAGAAACACCTGTGAAGGCGGATGCTGCCAAAGGGCAAGCCAGTTATGGGGCGGTTTGCGCCGCCTGTCACGCCGCAGACGGCAATTCCACCATTCCCCTGCAGCCCAAGCTGGCAGGCCAGCACCCCGAGTATCTGGTCAAGCAGCTGCGCGAGTTCAAGGATGGCAAGCGCAATGACCCGGTGATGAAGGGCTTCGCCGCCACGCTCAGCGA
This region of Comamonas thiooxydans genomic DNA includes:
- a CDS encoding alpha/beta fold hydrolase, with protein sequence MVTTCMHTLSTGVELECRTSGEPGQPLLLFLHGFPEGAFIWDGLLEQFGSRYRCVAPNLRGYGRSSQPTAISDYRAKYLVEDLAALIALESPAKRAACVIAHDWGGAVAWGLANRYPQQLERLLILNSPHPGSFLRELQSNPVQQSASQYMHFLRRPDAPELLAENGWQRMLGFFQNPDGSMPAWLTPERQQQYREHWDLGVHGACMFYAASPLVPPRPGGSADELQDIRELSLPDEMLHIPVPVRILWGDSDLALQPALLHGLEQWVPQLEIEHLQGCSHWVVHERPEAVQRALAKFLLAPVRS
- the yihA gene encoding ribosome biogenesis GTP-binding protein YihA/YsxC; the protein is MTHASPDTTTGKTLSLIDSKLAMGWMHTARFFTTAAQLNQLPKVDVPEIAFVGRSNAGKSTAINTLTQQKQLAFASKKPGRTQHINLFALGKQGVTDAVLADLPGYGYAAVSRTDKERWQRVMLNYLMSRESLSAVVLLCDPRLGLTELDEALLDAIRPRVEQGLKFLIVLTKADKLTRAEQAKILSITKLNAGGGEVRLFSALKKQGVDDVAQLLWHWCHPEGLPQAAPVTQATPADETPAQNQP